Proteins encoded within one genomic window of Triticum aestivum cultivar Chinese Spring chromosome 2D, IWGSC CS RefSeq v2.1, whole genome shotgun sequence:
- the LOC123053401 gene encoding uncharacterized protein has protein sequence MPRLTSEAPRSCPQTAPLPQPPILLQSPPSPSIPTPIGNLVSPPPPSPTPPPTDLPPHLVHPPMETPSSTDPPTHAHQFWRWMGRTSSGDGWGAPVLAMAAPDPHPPVRWRSAASGSTCVMEPGRIGVALHTTPHRSLLLCWSLTTTQLRWDLDAQDPTPHPSFLVFMERQWQGDDRCAWWTRRWRTVSPSLFTSPPFDFPWTLGEREGRWRTRGWPTASTSSSPSSCRRSASSSSSPAGSSSESACCSPFSATSLASSTPSGSSLSRCQRGSSPLAASR, from the exons ATGCCCAGACTCACAAGTGAAGCCCCGCGGAGCTGCCCACAAACTGCTCCTCTTCCCCAACCCCCGATTCTTCTCCAATCTCCGCCATCGCCGTCGATCCCCACCCCCATCGGCAACCTCGTCTCCCCGCCCCCCCCATCCCCAACCCCACCGCCGACCGACCTCCCTCCTCATCTCGTCCATCCACCCATGGAAACCCCCTCTTCCACGGATCCACCCACCCATGCCCACCAGTTCTGGCGATGGATGGGGCGCACCAGTTCTGGCGATGGATGGGGCGCACCAGTTCTGGCGATGGCAGCGCCGGACCCGCACCCACCTGTGCGATGGAGGTCGGCCGCATCGGGATCCACCTGCGTGATGGAGCCCGGCCGGATCGGTGTGGCGCTGCACACCACACCACACCGGAGCTTGCTGCTGTGCTGGTCGTTGACAACGACGCAACTCCGGTGGGACCTAGACGCCCAAG ATCCGACACCCCATCCTTCCTTCCTTGTGTTCAtggaacgacaatggcaaggggaCGACCGATGTGCGTGGTGGACCAGGAGGTGGAGAACCGTCTCGCCCTCCTTGTTCACATCACCTCCCTTTGATTTCCCTTGGACActtggagagagagaaggaagatgGCGGACGAGGGGATGGCCAACTGCATCGACATCATCCTCGCCATCATCCTGCCGCCGCTCGGCGTCTTCCTCAAGTTCACCTGCCGG ATCGAGTTCTGAATCTGCTTGCTGCTCACCTTTTTCGGCTACCTCCCTGGCATCATCTACGCCGTCTGGGTCATCACTAAGTAGGTGTCAGAGGGGCTCCTCACCTCTGGCTGCCTCTAG GTGA